The nucleotide sequence GCGTTTGATCCATGGGCAAGTAATGGTAACGTTATCTCAAAAAAGTGGAGTGAATTCCATTTTTGTTGTAGACGAAGTTGTAGCAAAAGATAAATTTATGAGAGATCTTTACAAAAATGCAGGAAGCCGTACAGGACAAAAAACAATTGTCATTACACCAGAGAAAGCTAAATTCTATTGGGATGAATATCAATTTAAAGAATACAATTGTATTTTGATCGCAAAAACAGTCCAAACGATTTACGACTTAGTAAAACACGGAATCCCCATGGAAGAATTGAATATTGGAGGGATTGCTCAAAAAAATCCTGATACAGATCTTTTAGTGACGAAATCTGTTTATTTAAATAAATCAGATGCTGAAAAATTGAAAGAAATGAATGAACAATATGGCGTAAAGAATATTTATTTTCAAGCCACTCCATCTGCACCTAAAACAGGATTAAAAGATGTATTGAACAAGTTTGATTTGTCATAAACAAATGCTTAGAAAAAAGATAAAGAGGGCGAAAAAATGAAGAAGAACGAGCTGTTTCGTGATTGGGAATTTCGTTATCGCTATATTTACCGTAAGCGCCGTACAAAAAAGAGTAAACAGCGTTTTCTTTCAGCATTAGTATCAGATATTTACAGTATGAGAACAGATGTGACAGTCACTGCTTACGATACGCTAGCCTACCGATCAAAAAATATTTATGTTGGAGATATCGAAAAAGCAGAGAAAGTTATCTGTACTTATTACGATACACCCGTTCATGCATTAGGAAGTTATTTCATGTTTGATTGGAAAGACCAAAGGAAAAAAACAATCTACTCTATATTATTGTCCTTCATTTTGTTGTTCAGTTTAGGTTGGTGGGGAATGATGATATATAACAAAAATCCTCATCACGTATTCGATCTGCTATCCGTACAAACAGGTATCACTGTACTAGCATTTGGGAGCTACTTTTTCTTATTGGGAAAAGCAGCTCGCGGATGGCCTAGCAGACAAACTTTTATTCGAAATACTTCATCCATATTAACGATGCTAGAAATGATCCGTACGATTGATGATCCGAGTGTAGCGTATGCGTTTGTTGATGAAGGCTGTTATGGAGAAAAGGGCTTAGACAGCGTGAGATCGGGTATGAAAAAAGAGGCTATTCTTTTTTATCTAGACTCTGTTGGGGCAGATACACCGCTACAGTTTTCGGGAAATTATTTTTCAAATAAAGAACAGTGGCTGAAACAAGTTGATAAGTTGAAAGAAAAAAACGTCAATTATATTTTTAGTGCAAGAAAAAAGCAAGCGCAGTTCTTCTATTTGACCAAAACAGATTTACGAGGGAAAACATTTAATTGGCAAAATGCCAATCAGATTATTGCTCTTTTTCGATAAGTAAAAAGTGCAAAACAAGGAGTGAGAAGACTAATGTTGGAAATCATGATCGTTACACATGGTAAGTTGAGCGAAGGACTGAAAGATGCGGCGGAAGTAATTGTCGGGACATCGAGCCATATTGAAACAATGTGCTTAGAGTCTGGGGAGGACATCCAAACATTCGGAGAGAAGGTCAAAGAAAAATTAACTATGATCAACACAGCAGAACCCATGCTAGTATTTGTTGATCTAATTAGCGCAAGTCCGTACAATCAAGCGCTCTTGGCAGTCAATGAACTGACTGAAGAAAAGAAAGCAGCCACTTATGTCATAGGGGGCGTGAATCTGCCAATGTTGTTAGAAGCAATCAATCATCAGATGCTTCACACACCGATAGAAGAAGCGGTGGAACAAATTGTCAAACAAGGAAAAGATAATTTAACTGTTTGGCATGCTTCAGCGGAAGAAAAAAAATTAGATGAGGACGATTTTTAGAAGGAAGGCTGAAAAGATGAAGTGGGGATTTAGATGGTATGGTGAAAAAGGGGATTCGATCCCATTAAAATATGTTCGCCAAATACCGGGAATAAATGGGATAATTGGAACTTTGCTGACTAAAATGCCTGGAGATGTTTGGGAGATTTCAGAAATTGAGGAGTTGAAAGCATCTGTTGAGAGCCAAGGACTGGAACTGCTTGGAATTGAAAGTGTAGCGATCCACGATGCAATCAAGGCAGGGACAGATGAACGAGATTACTATATTGATAACTATATACGAACAATCAAAAACTTGTCTCGATGTGGGGTTCGATTGATTTGTTATAGCTTCAAACCAATTTTTGGATGGGCGAAAACTGATTTGTTTAATGAAAACAACGATGGAAGCTATTCTCTTTTATACGATCAGAAAATCGTCGATCAGATGGAGCCAGGAGAAATGTATCAATTGATACACAGCCAGTCAAAGGGATTCAAATTGCCGGGTTGGGAAGAAGAACGGTTGAAAAAATTCGCTCAGCTGGAAAAACTGTATGAAGGAATGACCGAAGAAGAATTATTTGAAAATCTGACTTATTTTTTAGAAAAAGTGATTCCAGTGTGCGAAAAAGCAGATGTAAAAATGGCTATCCATCCAGATGATCCGCCATGGGAACTTTTTGGTTTTCCTAGAGTGACGAAAAATCTTGGCGACTTGAAGAAAATTCTAAATGCAGTAGATTCTCCATATAATGGACTAACGCTGTGCACAGGATCTTTAGGGGCAAATCCGGAAAACGATTTAGTTGAAATCATCCATGAGGTAGGTTCGCGCATCCATTTTGTCCACTTCAGAAACGTGGAGTTTTTAGGAGAAAGAAAGTTCAAAGAAACGGCACATCCCTCTACAGAAGGCTCCCTTGATATGTATCATATTATGAAAGCGTTGGTGCAAGAAGGGTTCGACGGTCCTATACGCCCTGATCATGGTAGAACCGTGTGGGGTGAAGTGGCTATGCCTGGATATGGCCTGTATGATCGTGCAATGGGACTCACTTACATGCAAGGTCTATATGAGGCGATAAGTAAGGAAAAACCACTGGGAGAGCATTATGAATAAAATCAAGCTCTTCATCTTTGATATGGATGGCCTTTTATTAGAAACTGGACGTTTAGCTTATCGTGCTTATGTAAAATCAGCACAAAAGTATGATTATGAAATGCGTAAGGAAGTCTATTATTTACTAACTGGCCAAACAGAAATGGCGATAAGAGAACAAATGGGCATTTTGTACGGAGAAGATGTTCCATATATCAAATGGCGAGAAGCAATCAATCAATATAAAGAAAAAATCGTGAAAGAAGATAAGAGAGTATATACGAAAAAAGGAGCAGAAGAAATTTTATCTTTTGCAAAAGAAAGAGGAATCCATACAATCGTGGCTTCGTCTAATACACGGGTAAAAGTAGAAATGTATTTAAAAATGGAAAATCTATATGCCTTGTTTGATCAAATCATTTCAGGGGATGATGTAAAAAAAGGAAAGCCGGAACCAGAGATCTTTTTGAAAGCTTGTTCAAAAATGAATATTCCTCCAAGTGAAGCACTTGTATTTGAAGACTCGATTGCAGGGATCGAAGCAGCAAGGCGAGCGGGCATTTTGTCTTTTCTCATCAAAGATCATTTGATAGGGTTGCCCGATCATAATGGGAAGCATAAGTTGAAAGTAGATGTAAGTTTATATGAATCCAATAAAGCAGACTATGAATTTTATGACCTGCATCAAGCAAAACGATTTTTAGAAAGTAAAGGGTTGTATCTCTAATAAAGAGGACTATTTTCTAGTCCTCTTTATTTATTGTCCTGCACGACTGAGGGAACAGATGAAAAAGAAGTAATTTTTTATTTTGAAGTATCTACCTTATTTGTAGTGAACAATTTAGAACAAACACAAAACGCATCTACTGTTATCTACCAGTAGATGCGTTTAAAGAGAAGAACGAGAATCGTCCATATGAGGGTTTCCACTCCTTATGCAGATTTTTTTAATTCTTGCACTGCTTGTTCGATCGTAACACCTGTCGCTACATGATTGGTATTTTCTTTGTCAAAAACGACAAATAGATTCAAATCTGTATCCAAGGTTACTCGATATTGTATATCTTTGTTATAGAATGTCATAGCCATTCTCCTTTCTTTAAATACTTGCTGAAAGGCAACGAACGCGTTGATAACGAAATTCCATTTATAAGTATACCACCAATTGAAAGGTTTTCATAGTTAAGAAATTTTAAAGTCAAAAGTTGCAGATAAAAGCAAATAAACAAGAAAACAAAAAGTGAATCAATCGCGGTTATTCAACTTTTTCTTCGATTCGAAGACAATAGAAGACAATGAATTTTATATTTCATTGCATTATCCTTGTGTTATTAGAAAAAGCATGATATATTAAATGAGTAATCTATTTTGAAACGTAATTTGAGCGATATATCTACATAGATAAAACTCCTTTTGCCTATCAAATATTTATTGCAACGAAAAAACGTACATTGATACGTATCAGGAGGAATTTATTTATGAATAACGGTACAGTAAAATGGTTCAACGCAGACAAAGGTTTTGGCTTTATCACTGGTGAAGATGGAAATGATGTATTTGCACATTTTTCAGCTATCCAAGGTGACGGCTTCAAAACTTTAGAAGAAGGCCAAGCAGTGTCTTACGATGTTGAAGATGGTCAACGTGGCCCTCAAGCAACAAACATTGTTAAAGCTTAATAAAAATTGACTTTTAACCGTCTTTTCGAAAGAAAAGACGGTTTTTTTGTACGAAAAAATTCATTGGTCGTTGAATGGGCTGAATAGTAGTGTATAAAACAATTTTGTGGAGCGTGAAGCTTTTATGGTAGAGGAAAATACGAATAAAGTGATGTTGATAAAAAGATTCCTATCTTGAATATGAATCGAGATGTCTTGAAAATGAATGAGTTTGACCAATCATTATCCTATCGAAATTTACAGTTTCGTTCGATTGGTCTGTCAATTAATGAAAAAGTAAAAAAGAATATGTTCTAGGAAGAGGGCGGCACATCTAAATTTTTAAGTAACGGACAGTTCAAATATCAAGCATTGAAAGAGGCTATCCTACTGTTTGAAGGAATACGAATATATAAAAACGACAAAGAGGAAAAAGTAGTTCATTAAATCCCTTCAAGTGATGAAAGAATGAGATCTAATAAAACCTGATCTTTCATCTGTTTTTTTAATAACGTAATAATTTTTTTATTTTTTGTGCTTTCGCCGTTATTGTAGAGTGATTTAGCATTCTTATTTTTAAAAATAACTGTGTTATATATTAAAAAAGGCATAATAGTTATAAGCTTTTTTAAAGAATATTTAGAAATTATTAATTTTCGTCTGAAAACAAAAAAAGAAAGCGTTATTATTTTAGTCTATTTTCAGGGGGGTAACCTTATGATAAAAAAACTATTTTTACTATCAATATTAACGCTAGCAATGGCAGGTTGTTCTGACTCTGGCTTAGCAACTGAACTGATCACAAAATCAACTGAAGCCACGACAGAGGAGTTAAAATGTGGAAACGATCACAGTGACTACAGAGGCTTAAATCGACGATGCATGGGAATATTAGGCAGAAGCAATTGTAAGCATCGATGTAGTAATCGAAGAAGGTGTGGAAGAAGCAACAGAAAAATCAAAAGAAAGATCAAAAGAAGCAATCTGTGCTGTGCATCGTATACAGACGTCGAAGATGCGGTACTTTTAAACCACGTCAGGAGATGTTCATTTATGTCTAGGGAAGTTGGCGATGAACCAAAACTAGAGTACGCTTTTAGTTTTGCACGTGAGGATGAAGATAACCCTAAAACTTACGACATTTTAGCTTGATCTAAGATGGTTAAAGCTTTTTAATGAAGTAAGAGGAGATAGAAGGCTTTTCTAGTTATATTAGGTAAGATAAATTCCTTTTTGCTCCAAATTTGCTAAACATTCTGCTAGATAAACTTCATCGTGTTCCGGATAAATCGGCACGTTGCGCTCTACAGTAGGTAAATCAAAAAATGCTTCGCATGATTTGCCACGATACATAGGATTTTTCCACTCTGGTGCTGGGCTGTAACCACGTTTTTCCATTTCATCCATGACAAGCTGATGATATTGGAATAATCTATAAGGAGAATAGTGAAAAACATAATCCACAGTAGCATGTTTCTTTCCCCAGCCATTTCCTCTTAATGCACAGCATTCCCGATGTTGTCCTAAAAGCTGTTGACGAGGAAGCTTTGAAATCAATTTTTCATGCCATAATCGCATAGAAATGTCTCCTTTATATATAGATTGTTAACCTTAGACGTTAAATGAAAAAACCAGCACCAAGGCTGGAAAAAATCACTTCAGTTTGCTTGCTGTTTCTGAGCGACCAATTAGGTAATCAACGGAAATATCGTAAA is from Enterococcus faecium and encodes:
- a CDS encoding PTS system mannose/fructose/N-acetylgalactosamine-transporter subunit IIB encodes the protein MGVVNLARVDERLIHGQVMVTLSQKSGVNSIFVVDEVVAKDKFMRDLYKNAGSRTGQKTIVITPEKAKFYWDEYQFKEYNCILIAKTVQTIYDLVKHGIPMEELNIGGIAQKNPDTDLLVTKSVYLNKSDAEKLKEMNEQYGVKNIYFQATPSAPKTGLKDVLNKFDLS
- a CDS encoding PTS sugar transporter subunit IIA codes for the protein MLEIMIVTHGKLSEGLKDAAEVIVGTSSHIETMCLESGEDIQTFGEKVKEKLTMINTAEPMLVFVDLISASPYNQALLAVNELTEEKKAATYVIGGVNLPMLLEAINHQMLHTPIEEAVEQIVKQGKDNLTVWHASAEEKKLDEDDF
- the uxuA gene encoding mannonate dehydratase; translation: MKWGFRWYGEKGDSIPLKYVRQIPGINGIIGTLLTKMPGDVWEISEIEELKASVESQGLELLGIESVAIHDAIKAGTDERDYYIDNYIRTIKNLSRCGVRLICYSFKPIFGWAKTDLFNENNDGSYSLLYDQKIVDQMEPGEMYQLIHSQSKGFKLPGWEEERLKKFAQLEKLYEGMTEEELFENLTYFLEKVIPVCEKADVKMAIHPDDPPWELFGFPRVTKNLGDLKKILNAVDSPYNGLTLCTGSLGANPENDLVEIIHEVGSRIHFVHFRNVEFLGERKFKETAHPSTEGSLDMYHIMKALVQEGFDGPIRPDHGRTVWGEVAMPGYGLYDRAMGLTYMQGLYEAISKEKPLGEHYE
- a CDS encoding HAD family hydrolase, which gives rise to MNKIKLFIFDMDGLLLETGRLAYRAYVKSAQKYDYEMRKEVYYLLTGQTEMAIREQMGILYGEDVPYIKWREAINQYKEKIVKEDKRVYTKKGAEEILSFAKERGIHTIVASSNTRVKVEMYLKMENLYALFDQIISGDDVKKGKPEPEIFLKACSKMNIPPSEALVFEDSIAGIEAARRAGILSFLIKDHLIGLPDHNGKHKLKVDVSLYESNKADYEFYDLHQAKRFLESKGLYL
- a CDS encoding cold-shock protein encodes the protein MNNGTVKWFNADKGFGFITGEDGNDVFAHFSAIQGDGFKTLEEGQAVSYDVEDGQRGPQATNIVKA
- a CDS encoding TIGR02328 family protein; this translates as MRLWHEKLISKLPRQQLLGQHRECCALRGNGWGKKHATVDYVFHYSPYRLFQYHQLVMDEMEKRGYSPAPEWKNPMYRGKSCEAFFDLPTVERNVPIYPEHDEVYLAECLANLEQKGIYLT